A single region of the Chryseobacterium sp. 6424 genome encodes:
- a CDS encoding endonuclease MutS2, whose product MHINQDQLEELEFPDLLAEIAPYAYSPKIADKITALRPIPQEEAEISLRKVAEYLSSFESSNAIPFHEYEDIEEELKLMLIENYRLDNSAFLKIKSITEQMGKLQKFFPQYGELFQHLHEGIKHTEYRKEIIDKIDKVFNRFGEVKNEASPALKTLRTEISHARKAIQENFNRVLTALSSTDFLDDIRESIIDDQRVLAVKSGYKKRVPGRTLGVSKTGSITYIQPDSVVKHQFKLRENLEEEKKEIDKILRTLTTEIAVFQPQLSDYQQCIFDLDFTRAKAKFAEKTGGILPKINRHQTLRLVNAYHPLLLLRNREENKDIYPQSFTLTQHNRILCISGPNAGGKSITLKTAGLLQLMLQSGILVPVHPRSEMFFFDRIMTDIGDNQSIDNHLSTYSSRLKKMSGIIREADENTLLLIDEFGTGSDPELGGALAESFLEFFYKKKSFAIITTHYTNIKLVIEQLPAAQNAAMLFDERTLEPLYKLEVGQAGSSFTFEVAQKNKIPKFIIESARKKVEHDIVNLDKTIVKLQQEKFEVEKLKTNLTEQKESTQNKKENLEKLNEQLQQKLFNFQKLYEDEHRKLQFGNKIEGFIDSYTKGKPRKEVVKDFVKILEQEKFRKLGSDKDESKKLQIVKRKITQQLKKETVQEKIAETNEKLEERRTKERATWLKIGQRVRITGSTSVGTIEKIDKNQKVTVNYGLFKTQISADELERI is encoded by the coding sequence GTGCATATTAACCAAGACCAATTAGAAGAATTAGAGTTTCCGGATCTACTTGCGGAAATCGCCCCATACGCCTACTCCCCTAAAATCGCTGATAAAATTACAGCGCTGAGACCAATACCACAGGAAGAAGCTGAAATTTCCCTCAGGAAAGTCGCAGAATATCTGTCGAGTTTTGAAAGTTCAAACGCCATCCCCTTCCATGAATATGAAGACATCGAGGAAGAACTGAAACTGATGCTGATTGAGAATTACCGGCTCGACAACAGCGCTTTCCTCAAAATAAAATCCATCACCGAACAGATGGGTAAATTGCAGAAATTCTTTCCGCAGTACGGCGAATTGTTTCAGCACCTTCATGAAGGCATAAAACATACGGAATACCGCAAAGAAATCATTGATAAGATCGACAAGGTTTTCAACCGTTTCGGGGAAGTAAAAAACGAGGCTTCACCAGCGCTGAAAACACTCAGAACCGAGATTTCACACGCCAGAAAAGCCATCCAAGAGAACTTTAACCGTGTACTAACCGCACTTTCCTCCACTGATTTCCTTGATGACATCCGCGAGAGTATTATTGATGACCAGCGGGTGTTGGCCGTAAAATCCGGCTACAAAAAACGGGTGCCGGGCCGAACATTGGGCGTCTCTAAAACCGGTTCAATCACCTATATCCAGCCAGATTCTGTGGTAAAACACCAGTTCAAACTCCGCGAAAACCTGGAAGAAGAAAAAAAGGAAATCGATAAGATCCTGCGAACCCTTACGACAGAAATAGCTGTATTCCAGCCACAACTTTCAGATTATCAGCAATGCATTTTCGACCTGGATTTTACCCGCGCCAAAGCAAAATTCGCTGAAAAGACAGGCGGTATTCTACCAAAAATCAATCGGCACCAAACTCTAAGGCTGGTGAACGCATATCATCCGCTGCTGCTGTTGCGCAACCGCGAAGAAAATAAAGACATTTATCCGCAAAGCTTTACCTTAACACAACACAACAGGATTTTATGTATTTCTGGGCCAAACGCCGGCGGAAAATCCATTACACTTAAAACAGCCGGATTGCTGCAACTGATGCTACAGAGCGGCATCCTGGTTCCGGTGCATCCACGTTCGGAGATGTTCTTTTTCGACCGGATCATGACGGATATCGGTGATAACCAATCCATTGATAATCACCTTTCTACCTACTCATCACGCCTCAAGAAAATGTCGGGCATCATTCGCGAGGCTGATGAGAATACGTTATTACTTATCGACGAATTCGGCACCGGTTCCGACCCGGAATTGGGCGGTGCGCTGGCCGAGAGCTTCCTGGAGTTCTTCTACAAGAAGAAAAGTTTTGCCATCATCACCACGCATTACACCAACATCAAACTGGTGATCGAGCAGCTGCCCGCAGCCCAAAACGCCGCTATGTTGTTCGATGAGCGTACGCTGGAGCCGCTGTATAAACTTGAAGTGGGACAGGCCGGCAGCTCATTTACTTTCGAAGTCGCGCAGAAGAATAAAATCCCCAAATTCATTATAGAATCTGCCCGAAAAAAGGTGGAACATGACATCGTAAACCTCGATAAGACCATCGTAAAGCTGCAGCAGGAAAAATTTGAGGTCGAAAAACTGAAAACAAATCTTACGGAGCAAAAAGAATCTACACAGAACAAAAAGGAAAACCTAGAAAAACTGAATGAGCAATTGCAGCAAAAACTCTTCAATTTCCAGAAACTATACGAGGACGAACACCGCAAACTGCAGTTTGGGAATAAGATAGAAGGCTTCATTGATTCTTACACCAAAGGCAAGCCACGCAAAGAAGTGGTAAAGGATTTTGTGAAAATCCTCGAGCAGGAAAAATTCCGGAAATTAGGTTCCGATAAGGATGAAAGCAAGAAATTACAAATCGTAAAACGCAAAATTACCCAACAGCTAAAAAAGGAAACCGTACAGGAAAAAATCGCCGAAACCAACGAAAAGCTGGAAGAACGCCGTACCAAAGAACGTGCGACTTGGCTAAAAATTGGCCAGCGCGTACGCATTACCGGCAGCACCAGCGTCGGTACCATCGAAAAGATTGACAAAAACCAGAAAGTGACTGTTAATTACGGCTTGTTCAAGACACAGATCTCGGCAGACGAACTGGAACGGATTTGA
- a CDS encoding uracil-DNA glycosylase gives MTWTEVLAPIKNTPYFETLWENVKQNYATSKCFPPKGQIFRALELTPFEEVKVVIIGQDPYHNDGQANGLCFSVSENVSAPPSLKNIFTELKDDLGIERTKKELDDWAKQGVLLLNATLTVKAHSPNSHKDLGWEQFTDFIIGQIAARKEHVVFVLWGAFAQKKETLIDASRHYVIKSAHPSPFSVYRGFYGSKPFSKINAYLESKDLAPISW, from the coding sequence ATGACCTGGACTGAAGTACTCGCACCAATTAAAAATACGCCTTATTTTGAAACACTTTGGGAAAATGTGAAACAAAACTATGCCACTTCAAAATGTTTTCCGCCAAAGGGACAGATTTTCCGTGCGCTGGAGCTTACACCTTTTGAAGAGGTGAAAGTTGTTATCATCGGACAAGATCCTTACCATAACGATGGGCAGGCAAATGGGTTGTGTTTTTCGGTTTCGGAGAATGTGTCCGCGCCGCCTTCACTTAAGAATATCTTTACGGAGCTTAAGGATGATTTAGGTATCGAACGTACCAAAAAAGAGTTGGATGACTGGGCGAAACAGGGGGTTCTGTTGCTGAATGCCACGCTCACCGTGAAGGCGCATTCGCCCAATTCGCACAAGGATCTTGGTTGGGAACAGTTTACCGATTTCATCATCGGGCAGATCGCAGCGCGCAAAGAGCATGTAGTGTTCGTACTCTGGGGTGCTTTCGCGCAGAAAAAAGAAACGTTGATTGATGCAAGCCGGCACTACGTCATCAAATCTGCACACCCCTCGCCATTTTCAGTATATCGTGGTTTTTACGGCAGCAAGCCATTCTCTAAGATCAATGCGTATCTGGAATCTAAAGATCTGGCGCCTATCTCTTGGTAG
- a CDS encoding DUF456 domain-containing protein, with translation MDYTLIYFVSIILLVLGILGTFLPVLPGLLLSLCGLLIYKFGTDATLPMAYIWIFSVLTLISAILNYVIPARTNRKYGGTRWGSIGSVIGTLAGMFFIPVPFGFVIGMFLGVFIGELLHDSSDRKKAWNSTKGAFIGFLYGTGFNFIVGVAMFLVVIFDML, from the coding sequence ATGGATTATACACTGATTTACTTCGTGAGCATCATTTTACTCGTACTTGGTATTCTAGGAACTTTCCTGCCCGTATTGCCCGGTTTATTACTAAGTTTATGCGGACTTCTGATCTATAAATTCGGTACAGATGCTACCCTGCCGATGGCTTACATCTGGATTTTTTCGGTACTTACCTTAATATCCGCCATACTTAATTATGTAATCCCGGCCCGCACCAACCGCAAGTATGGTGGTACACGCTGGGGCAGCATAGGCTCGGTGATAGGTACACTGGCGGGGATGTTTTTTATCCCGGTGCCGTTTGGCTTTGTCATCGGGATGTTTTTGGGCGTGTTCATTGGCGAATTACTGCATGACAGTAGCGACCGTAAAAAAGCGTGGAACTCCACCAAAGGGGCTTTCATTGGGTTTCTTTATGGCACCGGTTTCAATTTCATTGTAGGTGTGGCAATGTTTTTGGTAGTGATTTTTGATATGCTTTAA
- a CDS encoding mechanosensitive ion channel family protein: MNELQGTRDFLENISDTIHYFVKDHFPDGTVLITQIVLKLLFWVLIIYLADLLWKMLLNSIFRIKFNNDRHPIMKSVYLARLTNSASHLFALLLGNFALYSIFDRHPKSFTLLERLIDLVIVLVVANMLYRGLSAFRNYFTIKQDFYKIIALNAVSQTVKTFGIFVSTVVAICVIFGISGSTIVGSLGAITAVLVLVFRDTILGFVTGIHVATSKNLKVGDWIGIPKYNLEGNIMDINLLTTKIQNFDKTISTIPTYDFLTTEIKNIQVMSETNTRRIKRSIIFNINSFKFLDEETMSKLAKINLISEYLTQKQGEMAALRRTIANPEMLINGRQLTNIGVFREYVFNYLKNNRHIDQDGTIIVRQLENTPQGMPLEIYCFTNDAVWANYEDIQADIFDHLLVASKEFDLQVVQVVKI; the protein is encoded by the coding sequence ATGAACGAACTGCAAGGTACCAGAGATTTTCTTGAAAATATCAGCGACACGATTCACTATTTTGTGAAAGATCACTTTCCGGATGGTACGGTGCTGATAACACAGATTGTGCTCAAACTCCTGTTCTGGGTTCTTATCATTTATTTAGCAGATTTGCTCTGGAAAATGTTGCTCAACAGCATCTTTAGGATCAAATTTAATAATGACCGGCATCCGATAATGAAATCGGTTTACCTCGCACGTCTCACCAACTCTGCTTCGCACCTGTTCGCGCTGCTTCTAGGCAACTTTGCATTATATTCCATATTTGATCGTCATCCGAAAAGCTTTACCCTTCTCGAAAGATTAATTGACCTTGTCATCGTATTGGTGGTGGCAAACATGCTGTACCGCGGCCTCAGCGCGTTTCGTAACTACTTCACCATCAAGCAAGACTTTTATAAGATCATCGCCTTGAATGCGGTTTCGCAGACGGTTAAGACTTTCGGTATCTTCGTGTCGACTGTAGTGGCGATCTGCGTCATTTTCGGCATCAGCGGCTCCACTATTGTAGGGAGTCTGGGAGCGATAACGGCCGTTTTGGTACTGGTTTTCCGCGATACAATTTTAGGCTTTGTCACCGGTATCCACGTGGCCACCTCGAAGAATTTAAAAGTTGGTGACTGGATCGGCATTCCTAAATACAACCTGGAAGGGAACATCATGGATATCAATCTGCTGACAACTAAAATACAGAATTTCGATAAAACCATTTCCACGATCCCAACTTATGATTTCCTCACTACCGAGATCAAAAACATCCAGGTAATGTCGGAAACCAATACACGCCGAATTAAGAGATCCATTATTTTCAACATCAATTCATTTAAGTTTTTAGATGAAGAAACAATGAGTAAACTGGCAAAGATTAACCTGATTTCAGAGTATCTTACCCAAAAGCAAGGGGAAATGGCGGCACTGCGGCGCACGATTGCCAACCCGGAAATGCTGATCAACGGCCGGCAACTCACCAACATCGGTGTTTTCCGGGAATATGTATTTAATTATCTGAAAAACAACCGCCACATCGATCAGGATGGGACCATCATTGTACGACAGCTTGAAAATACGCCACAAGGCATGCCACTGGAGATTTACTGCTTCACGAATGATGCCGTTTGGGCGAATTATGAAGACATACAGGCTGATATTTTCGACCACTTACTCGTAGCTTCCAAAGAGTTTGATCTTCAGGTAGTTCAGGTAGTAAAAATTTAA
- a CDS encoding pyridoxine 5'-phosphate synthase has translation MTKLSVNINKIATIRNARGGELPSVTEAAVKLQDFGAQGITIHPRPDERHITRKDVYELKPLVHTEFNIEGNPHRPFIDMVLEVKPEQVTLVPDADNAITSNAGWNCEIHLGFLRNVIAEFKDAGIRTSVFLDPNPAMVKYAAETGADRIELYTEAYAKNYLQNKKKALQPYLETALEAEKYGLGVNAGHDLSLENLKYFADNIPNLLEVSIGHALISEALYMGLENTVQAYLKRLAKW, from the coding sequence ATGACAAAACTTAGTGTAAACATCAATAAAATCGCGACGATCCGTAATGCGCGCGGCGGCGAACTGCCCAGTGTGACCGAAGCTGCTGTTAAATTGCAAGATTTTGGTGCACAGGGTATTACTATACATCCCCGGCCTGATGAAAGACATATCACCCGGAAAGACGTGTATGAGCTGAAACCGTTGGTACATACCGAATTCAATATCGAAGGAAACCCACACCGCCCATTTATCGATATGGTTTTGGAAGTGAAGCCCGAGCAGGTGACCTTGGTCCCGGATGCCGATAATGCCATTACCTCCAACGCTGGCTGGAACTGCGAGATTCATTTAGGCTTTCTACGCAACGTGATTGCCGAGTTTAAAGATGCAGGCATCAGGACATCCGTTTTTCTTGATCCCAATCCGGCTATGGTGAAATATGCCGCCGAGACCGGTGCCGACCGTATTGAACTTTATACCGAAGCTTACGCGAAAAATTATCTTCAGAATAAGAAAAAAGCGCTTCAACCCTATCTGGAAACTGCGCTGGAAGCTGAAAAATACGGGCTTGGCGTAAATGCAGGACATGATCTAAGCTTAGAAAACCTTAAATATTTTGCCGATAACATCCCGAATCTTTTGGAGGTTTCCATTGGTCACGCTCTGATTTCCGAGGCGCTGTACATGGGACTTGAAAATACCGTTCAGGCTTATCTGAAACGGTTGGCAAAATGGTAA
- a CDS encoding alpha/beta fold hydrolase has product MDILHSKIYGAELPGTPLLVFHGLFGMLDNWGSFGKEMGEYFPVHLIDLRNHGKSFHSEEMSHDDLAHDILHYMDFNGFIKANLLGHSLGGKAVMQFAVKYPVKVQKLIVVDISPKAYPPHHQGILKALQSVDFNTISTRQQAEAVLQQYIPEKSVIQFLAKNLYWTDDKKLAWRFNLKTLAEKYSQFVSNAIKFGIYSGETLFIAGAKSNYILPQDEFQIRQQFPEASVVQIADAGHWVQAENPRDFNETVKDFLIENRPN; this is encoded by the coding sequence ATGGATATTTTACACTCGAAAATTTACGGAGCCGAATTGCCGGGCACACCTTTGCTGGTGTTTCATGGGTTGTTCGGCATGCTGGATAACTGGGGCAGTTTCGGCAAAGAAATGGGCGAATACTTCCCGGTTCATTTAATAGATTTGCGCAATCACGGTAAAAGTTTCCATTCCGAAGAAATGTCGCATGATGACTTGGCGCATGATATTCTGCATTATATGGACTTTAATGGGTTTATAAAAGCTAATCTACTCGGGCATTCCTTAGGCGGCAAAGCAGTGATGCAGTTTGCGGTAAAATATCCGGTGAAAGTACAGAAACTTATCGTGGTAGATATTTCTCCTAAAGCCTATCCACCGCATCATCAGGGGATTTTGAAGGCGCTGCAGAGTGTCGATTTCAATACCATTAGTACACGGCAGCAGGCCGAAGCTGTGCTGCAGCAATATATCCCTGAAAAATCTGTCATTCAGTTTCTGGCGAAAAACCTTTACTGGACTGATGATAAGAAACTCGCCTGGCGCTTCAATCTGAAAACTTTGGCCGAAAAATACAGTCAGTTTGTGTCAAATGCTATTAAATTTGGCATTTATAGTGGCGAAACCCTTTTTATTGCAGGGGCAAAATCCAATTATATTCTCCCGCAGGATGAGTTCCAGATCCGGCAGCAATTTCCCGAAGCTTCCGTAGTGCAGATCGCTGATGCCGGCCATTGGGTACAAGCCGAAAATCCACGCGACTTCAATGAAACTGTGAAAGATTTTCTTATCGAAAACCGCCCTAATTAA
- a CDS encoding SDR family NAD(P)-dependent oxidoreductase yields MILVTGATGILGRVIVLELLKQGHKVRATKRKSSDIEEVKQSLKFYTDNFEAFFAEIDWVDVDFKDIFSLQQALAGVTEVYHCAATVSFHPGFQREMFRTNIDGTRQLLYACEDSSVQKFCYVSSTSVLDGLNENGALDEDSFYNAKINHSNYAISKHIAEMEVWRASAEGLQTVIINPGVIIGSGNWDKSSGLIFKNLTRPYTFSGGTAYIDVRDVAKIAVELMEKEVFDERFILISENKTFFEMSVYLRKKIGEKAPKIIPNSLLRIASVLSFLLGWLFSLLKLANKVNTETVTTFTPISNDKIKELIGYQFIPVEESLDFHFKNYLSDTQNK; encoded by the coding sequence ATGATTTTAGTTACTGGTGCCACAGGAATCCTCGGTAGAGTCATCGTTTTAGAATTACTGAAACAAGGTCATAAAGTGCGCGCCACAAAACGGAAATCAAGTGATATTGAAGAAGTAAAACAGTCACTGAAATTCTATACCGATAATTTCGAAGCTTTTTTTGCTGAGATAGATTGGGTAGATGTGGATTTTAAAGATATCTTCTCGCTGCAGCAAGCATTGGCAGGCGTTACGGAAGTGTATCACTGCGCCGCTACAGTAAGTTTTCACCCGGGTTTTCAGCGCGAGATGTTCCGTACAAATATTGATGGGACACGGCAATTGCTTTACGCCTGCGAAGACTCATCGGTACAGAAGTTCTGTTACGTCAGCTCTACCTCAGTGCTGGATGGTCTTAATGAGAACGGCGCGCTGGACGAGGATTCCTTCTATAACGCCAAAATCAACCATTCCAACTACGCGATTTCAAAGCATATCGCTGAAATGGAAGTGTGGCGGGCCTCGGCTGAGGGTCTACAGACCGTCATCATCAATCCAGGTGTCATTATCGGCAGCGGAAACTGGGACAAAAGCAGCGGTCTGATTTTTAAAAATCTTACGCGGCCTTATACGTTCTCGGGTGGCACAGCGTATATTGATGTAAGGGATGTCGCTAAAATCGCTGTTGAACTGATGGAGAAGGAGGTCTTTGACGAACGCTTCATTCTTATTTCAGAGAATAAGACCTTCTTTGAAATGTCAGTTTATCTACGGAAAAAGATCGGTGAAAAAGCACCTAAGATCATCCCCAATAGTTTGCTACGCATAGCTTCGGTCCTTAGTTTTCTTTTAGGTTGGTTATTTTCTTTGCTGAAGCTTGCCAATAAAGTCAATACCGAAACTGTGACTACCTTTACCCCAATCTCCAATGACAAGATTAAGGAACTGATTGGTTATCAGTTCATTCCAGTAGAAGAAAGTTTGGATTTTCACTTTAAAAATTATCTCTCAGATACACAAAACAAATAA
- a CDS encoding AMP-dependent synthetase/ligase has product MNFASFINTNTEKFPQKPAIGFKKKDVWKEIHWQDFRRLIFKTANALQESGISASDKVAIYSDNSAEWMVLDLAVMSLGAISVPIYSTNNGEQAAYIINDSEAKIILVGNQEQYDAAFEILCGDNTLEQILVAKKSIWIKKDRSVYFEDFIKSGAEHFEIVPKESGDLATIIYTSGTTGVPKGVMLTHGNFQQCINAHFEFFKFKNFENETSLAFLPLTHVFERSWTLLSLYGGAKVYFLENTKLIAHALTEVRPTMMCAVPRFYQKIYAGVNEMVKNSSPAKKKIFNWALETGGKVAELKRTSQPVPFGLQVKNKVAGMLVFNKIRKKMGGRLWFMPCGGASVSPEVTRFFDAMGAHMTVGYGLTETTATLTAFPFKNYQHGSAGIPLGDTQLKIAENNEILAKGSGIMKGYYKLPEETAAVFTEDGWFRTGDAGRFDEKGNLFITDRIKDLMKTSNGKYVTPQPIENLLSNNNYITQAMVVAEGKPFVTALIIPNFEALKEMLPKLNLTFTSWPEIVNSEKIKDFYREKLEEMQKSLAGFEKVKKFVLMPSEFEVNSGEITPTLKVKRNVVMQKYAELIEKMYEH; this is encoded by the coding sequence ATGAATTTTGCCTCATTTATCAATACCAATACCGAAAAATTCCCACAGAAACCTGCCATAGGCTTCAAGAAGAAAGATGTGTGGAAGGAAATTCACTGGCAGGATTTCCGCCGCCTGATTTTTAAAACAGCCAACGCTTTGCAGGAGTCCGGAATTTCAGCCAGCGATAAGGTAGCGATCTATAGTGATAATTCGGCGGAGTGGATGGTGCTCGATCTCGCAGTTATGTCACTTGGCGCGATTTCCGTTCCTATTTATTCCACCAATAATGGCGAGCAGGCAGCGTATATCATCAATGATTCTGAAGCTAAAATCATCCTCGTCGGCAACCAAGAACAATATGATGCCGCCTTTGAAATCCTGTGCGGCGACAATACGCTTGAGCAGATCTTGGTGGCTAAAAAATCTATTTGGATAAAAAAAGACCGCAGCGTCTATTTCGAGGATTTCATAAAGTCTGGCGCCGAACATTTTGAGATTGTGCCGAAAGAAAGCGGCGATCTGGCGACCATTATTTACACCTCCGGAACAACAGGCGTACCCAAAGGGGTGATGCTCACGCACGGTAATTTCCAGCAGTGTATTAACGCGCATTTCGAATTCTTTAAATTTAAAAATTTCGAGAACGAGACTTCGCTGGCCTTTCTGCCGTTAACCCACGTTTTTGAGCGCAGCTGGACTTTGCTCTCCTTATATGGCGGTGCAAAAGTGTATTTCCTTGAAAATACCAAACTGATCGCACACGCACTTACCGAAGTAAGACCAACAATGATGTGCGCGGTGCCACGCTTCTACCAAAAAATTTATGCAGGGGTAAATGAGATGGTGAAAAACAGTTCGCCAGCCAAAAAGAAAATATTTAATTGGGCCCTTGAAACCGGCGGAAAAGTAGCGGAACTGAAACGAACCAGCCAGCCTGTACCTTTCGGTTTGCAGGTGAAAAACAAAGTCGCCGGTATGCTGGTCTTCAATAAAATCAGGAAAAAAATGGGTGGCAGACTGTGGTTTATGCCTTGTGGTGGTGCTTCGGTTTCGCCAGAAGTTACCCGTTTCTTCGATGCGATGGGCGCACACATGACAGTAGGTTATGGCCTTACCGAAACTACGGCTACGCTTACCGCTTTTCCTTTTAAAAATTACCAACACGGCAGTGCAGGCATCCCGCTGGGAGATACGCAACTGAAAATTGCCGAAAACAATGAAATCCTAGCCAAAGGCAGCGGCATAATGAAAGGATATTACAAACTTCCCGAAGAAACAGCCGCAGTTTTTACAGAAGATGGCTGGTTCCGTACAGGTGATGCGGGGCGTTTCGATGAAAAAGGCAATCTCTTTATTACCGACCGCATCAAGGATTTGATGAAAACCTCTAACGGTAAATATGTAACGCCACAACCTATCGAGAATCTGCTGTCTAATAATAATTATATTACCCAAGCCATGGTGGTGGCCGAAGGCAAACCATTTGTAACCGCGCTGATTATTCCTAATTTTGAAGCGCTTAAAGAGATGCTTCCGAAACTGAATCTCACTTTTACAAGTTGGCCAGAAATCGTTAATTCAGAGAAGATAAAAGATTTCTACCGCGAAAAACTAGAGGAGATGCAGAAAAGCCTGGCAGGCTTCGAGAAAGTGAAGAAATTTGTGCTGATGCCTTCGGAATTTGAAGTTAATTCCGGCGAAATTACACCTACTTTAAAGGTAAAACGCAATGTAGTCATGCAGAAATATGCAGAACTGATTGAAAAAATGTACGAACATTAA
- a CDS encoding diphosphomevalonate/mevalonate 3,5-bisphosphate decarboxylase family protein has product MKEFQGSAHYQLINTEVSASCPSNIALIKYWGKYAHQIPANPSISYTLNNCKTNTSIQFFAGEPFSVQTFLSGNEEQKFATKIEKYFQSIEEYLPWILKGRYVINTENTFPHSSGIASSASGFGAIAKCLVTLEETFSGQLGCQLKDQKASFLARLGSGSACRSLYNGLIVWGKTDEVPHSSDLFAVPYPEDEIHEVFRSFNDWVLLIHEGQKSVSSTVGHGLMNTNPYAGRRFQEAHENFTTLKSILKTGDLESFIKLVEHEALTLHAMMMMSEPAFILMKTGTLEVINKIWDFRKETGLPLFFTLDAGANVHLLFPANHTEDAVKEFIVKELLTHTQNGGVVKDVMRF; this is encoded by the coding sequence ATGAAAGAATTTCAAGGTTCCGCGCACTATCAACTTATCAATACAGAGGTTTCAGCATCTTGTCCTTCAAATATCGCACTGATAAAATATTGGGGCAAATATGCCCATCAGATACCGGCCAATCCCAGTATCAGTTATACATTAAATAACTGTAAGACAAATACATCCATTCAGTTTTTTGCTGGTGAACCATTTTCGGTGCAGACTTTTCTTTCAGGTAACGAAGAGCAGAAATTTGCCACGAAAATCGAAAAATATTTTCAAAGTATTGAAGAATATCTGCCGTGGATTCTTAAGGGCAGATACGTTATAAACACCGAGAATACCTTCCCGCACAGCTCTGGCATCGCAAGTTCCGCCTCGGGTTTCGGGGCCATCGCGAAATGTTTGGTTACACTAGAAGAAACATTCTCTGGGCAGTTGGGCTGCCAGCTAAAAGACCAAAAGGCCAGTTTCCTTGCCCGCCTGGGCAGTGGGAGTGCGTGCAGAAGCCTCTACAATGGGCTGATCGTTTGGGGAAAAACCGATGAGGTGCCCCATAGTTCAGACTTGTTTGCTGTACCTTATCCTGAAGATGAGATCCACGAGGTGTTTCGCAGTTTTAATGATTGGGTATTGCTCATCCACGAAGGGCAAAAATCGGTAAGTTCAACAGTCGGACATGGGCTGATGAATACCAATCCTTATGCTGGGCGCAGGTTTCAGGAAGCGCATGAAAATTTTACCACTCTTAAAAGCATCCTTAAGACTGGTGATCTCGAAAGCTTCATTAAACTGGTAGAACATGAGGCGCTAACCCTTCATGCGATGATGATGATGAGCGAGCCAGCCTTCATCTTGATGAAAACGGGCACGCTGGAAGTCATTAATAAAATTTGGGATTTTAGGAAAGAAACAGGCCTTCCCTTGTTTTTCACGCTTGATGCAGGCGCTAACGTTCATTTGCTGTTCCCAGCCAATCATACCGAAGATGCGGTGAAAGAATTTATCGTAAAAGAACTTTTGACGCATACACAAAACGGCGGCGTAGTGAAGGACGTCATGCGGTTTTAA
- a CDS encoding MarC family protein yields the protein MFEVFSLKETLTATMVLFAVIDIIGSIPIIVSLKQKFGHIESGKAAIVAMLLMISFLFIGNKILKFIGVDVNSFAIAGAFVIFIIAIEMILGIEIHKNQEAKSASIVPIAFPLIAGAGTLTTTLSLRAEYHDINIICGIVLNTIFVYLVLKSANWLEKKLGDGTLQVLQKVFGIVLLAISIKLFTANFAQLFSTYVKF from the coding sequence ATGTTTGAAGTCTTTTCTTTAAAGGAAACCCTCACGGCTACTATGGTACTTTTCGCGGTTATTGATATAATAGGTTCCATCCCAATTATCGTAAGCCTGAAACAGAAATTTGGGCATATCGAGTCGGGCAAAGCAGCCATCGTTGCTATGTTACTGATGATTTCTTTCTTATTCATCGGAAATAAAATCCTGAAGTTTATCGGTGTGGATGTCAACTCCTTCGCCATCGCTGGGGCTTTCGTCATCTTCATTATCGCGATAGAAATGATCTTAGGGATCGAAATCCATAAAAATCAGGAGGCAAAATCGGCTTCTATCGTCCCTATCGCATTTCCGCTGATCGCAGGCGCAGGAACGCTGACGACCACCCTTTCGTTGCGTGCCGAATATCACGACATTAACATCATCTGTGGGATCGTCCTCAATACAATTTTCGTATATTTGGTGCTAAAATCGGCTAACTGGCTCGAGAAAAAACTGGGTGACGGTACCCTGCAGGTTTTGCAAAAAGTCTTTGGGATTGTGCTGTTAGCCATTTCCATCAAACTCTTTACGGCAAATTTCGCACAACTGTTTAGTACTTATGTTAAATTTTAA